From Schistocerca gregaria isolate iqSchGreg1 chromosome 10, iqSchGreg1.2, whole genome shotgun sequence, one genomic window encodes:
- the LOC126293666 gene encoding leucine-rich repeat-containing protein 15-like, whose protein sequence is MFHRGPHVPGIIVASVLLIVSVEVCGDSNTTDCPCDVSTLTSCYEVSQAPACLLSKNVSFLIIDLPTITHLTTAVLENVPSVQTLYITSSSLTTIGSSAFANNPLVYELRMSIPSVTTLESAVFRLLPKLQYLYMTSAIQSLDEDQFELCPDLKTVVIDARIQKIWPGTFRQNKELSYLSLYNNNFTHLPDGLLAGNPELRHLFLNNNAIRTISGGALRNASKLQELMISRNQLRNLEEGTLDDAELLTDFDASENEITSLPSTIFARTVSLRKIDLHSNNLTSLPKDIFATTTKLVDLLLAFNQLETLEPGMFQHTPLLYTLDLRENKLKILPADAFAGMRGLRYLRLSHNQLASLPAHLFKQTTGLLTLEMSDNLLQELPEQLLANCTELSILFLGHNQLKRLPGRLFINNTDLWCVWLEHNHLSSLPADLFSGKAPLTQMSLGHNPWNCSSCDVSTMSRWLTSQNIDVVDVAPECSGLNRDIRKVETAPC, encoded by the exons GTTTCATCGAGGGCCTCACGTCCCAGGTATCATAGTGGCATCAGTTCTTCTGATAGTCAGTGTTGAGGTTTGTGGCGATTCCAATACCACCGACTGCCCATGTGACGTCTCCACACTGACATCCTGCTATGAAGTCTCTCAAGCACCTGCATGCCTCCTGTCTAAGAACGTCTCGTTCTTGATAATTGATCTTCCAACCATCACCCATCTGACTACCGCCGTGTTGGAGAATGTGCCAAGCGTGCAGACACTCTACATTACGTCCTCTTCCCTGACAACCATCGGATCGTCCGCCTTCGCCAACAACCCATTGGTGTATGAACTCAGAATGAGTATACCGAGCGTGACCACTTTGGAGTCTGCAGTCTTCCGATTATTGCCCAAACTCCAGTACCTGTACATGACGAGTGCCATCCAGAGCCTGGACGAAGACCAGTTTGAGCTCTGCCCAGACCTGAAAACAGTGGTCATCGACGCCAGGATCCAGAAAATATGGCCAGGAACTTTCAGACAGAACAAGGAACTCAGCTACCTGAGCCTCTACAACAACAACTTCACGCACTTGCCAGATGGTCTGCTCGCTGGCAACCCAGAATTGCGTCACTTGTTCCTCAATAACAATGCCATACGGACCATTTCTGGTGGGGCGCTCAGGAACGCTTCGAAACTCCAGGAGCTGATGATCTCTCGAAACCAACTGAGAAACCTAGAAGAGGGAACGTTGGACGATGCGGAGCTGCTCACCGATTTCGACGCTTCGGAGAACGAAATCACTTCTCTGCCCTCGACAATCTTCGCCAGAACTGTGTCGCTGAGAAAAATTGATCTCCACTCGAACAACCTGACGTCTCTTCCAAAGGACATATTTGCAACTACTACCAAACTCGTG gatctactactggccttcaaccaGCTGGAAACCCTTGAGCCGGGCATGTTCCAGCACACACCGCTGCTGTACACACTGGATCTCAGAGAGAACAAACTCAAGATCCTCCCTGCAGATGCGTTTGCCGGGATGCGGGGCTTGCGCTACCTGCGCCTGTCTCACAACCAGCTGGCCTCACTGCCAGCTCATCTGTTCAAGCAGACCACTGGCTTGCTGACACTGGAGATGTCAGACAACCTCCTCCAGGAGTTGCCAGAACAGCTGCTGGCCAACTGTACTGAGCTGTCGATTTTATTTTTGGGCCACAACCAGCTCAAGAGACTGCCTGGGCGACTCTTCATCAACAACACTGATCTGTGGTGTGTCTGGCTAGAACACAACCATCTCTCGAG CCTGCCTGCCGACCTGTTTTCCGGGAAGGCACCGCTGACGCAGATGTCATTGGGACATAATCCGTGGAACTGCAGCAGCTGCGATGTTAGTACTATGTCCCGCTGGCTGACATCACAAAACATCGACGTTGTTGATGTTGCGCCGGAGTGTTCGGGACTCAACAGGGACATCCGCAAGGTGGAAACTGCGCCCTGTTAA